A genomic region of Raphanus sativus cultivar WK10039 chromosome 6, ASM80110v3, whole genome shotgun sequence contains the following coding sequences:
- the LOC108807330 gene encoding 30S ribosomal protein S31, chloroplastic: MASLLLGAPPRVITVPSSPRLSSSHSETLGVSLSCFPQQLSLSASSSSSSVPLVYCGRGDRKTARGKRFNHSFGNARPRNKNKGRGPQRVPVPPAPPRKDKFENDEKIKIDIDESLFSN; this comes from the exons ATGGCGTCGCTTCTACTCGGAGCTCCTCCGCGAGTTATCACCGTCCCATCATCTCCGAGGCTATCATCATCTCACTCGGAAACTCTCGGCGTGTCTCTCTCTTGCTTCCCTCAGCAACTGTCTCTCTCCGCCTCGTCATCATCCAGCTCAGTTCCACTTG TGTACTGTGGCCGAGGTGACCGCAAAACAGCGAGAGGAAAGCGTTTCAATCACTCTTTCGGGAAT GCGAGGCCAAGGAACAAGAATAAAGGAAGAGGGCCACAGAGAGTTCCTGTCCCTCCTGCTCCACCGAGGAAGGATAAGTTTGAGAACGACGAGAAGATCAAAATCGACATCGACGAGTCCCTCTTCTCCAACTAG
- the LOC108807329 gene encoding uncharacterized protein At4g19900-like has protein sequence MRSKELAMLVIFAICAILHLLYLKSPTCTLSVDKPPFKPNVPLPGTTVPMSTSNSNVSVVTSDQQEKEEIDPLLPPPRATKSERINWFRRKLPELEILKSTTKSKRFHGRVLELYNNNCSAQFFMVWLSPAKSFGPREMLAVDTLFTTNPDACLVILSNSLDSPRGYTMLKPFLDQGFNLLAVTLDIPFLVKNTPAEAWLKRLKSGKMDPGSIPLFMHLSDLTRLAVLYKYGGTYLDTDIIALNSMTGLRNAIGAQSLDPETKRWTRLNNAVMVFDIYHPLMHEFLQEYSTTFDGNRWGYNSPYLVSRVIQRLGHKPEYNLTIFPPDAFYPVNWLKIPRLFKKPATTREVKWVEETVQEMNKGSYMIHLWNKVTRKMKIEEGSAMHKLISTHCTVCGNITDSHT, from the coding sequence ATGAGATCAAAGGAGTTAGCGATGTTGGTCATCTTTGCGATATGTGCTATATTACACCTCCTCTACTTGAAATCTCCAACATGTACTCTCTCTGTCGATAAGCCACCGTTCAAACCAAACGTGCCTCTTCCCGGAACCACTGTCCCTATGAGTACTAGCAATAGCAACGTCTCTGTTGTGACCTCAGATCAACAAGAAAAAGAGGAGATAGATCCGTTGCTACCTCCTCCCAGAGCTACCAAAAGCGAAAGAATCAACTGGTTTAGAAGAAAGCTACCTGAGCTGGAGATACTGAAGTCCACAACCAAGAGCAAGAGGTTCCATGGAAGAGTGTTGGAGTTGTACAACAACAACTGCTCAGCTCAGTTCTTTATGGTCTGGCTATCTCCTGCGAAGTCCTTTGGGCCAAGAGAGATGTTAGCTGTCGATACCCTCTTCACCACCAACCCTGACGCTTGCTTGGTGATTTTATCCAACTCCTTGGACTCACCAAGAGGATACACCATGCTTAAACCCTTTCTTGACCAAGGTTTCAACCTCTTAGCTGTGACATTAGACATCCCGTTCCTAGTCAAGAACACTCCAGCAGAAGCTTGGTTGAAAAGGCTAAAGAGTGGTAAGATGGATCCTGGTTCCATCCCTCTGTTCATGCACCTCTCTGACTTAACGAGACTCGCGGTGCTCTACAAGTACGGAGGAACCTATCTAGACACAGACATCATCGCCCTCAACTCCATGACTGGACTGAGAAACGCAATAGGTGCACAGAGTTTGGATCCAGAGACCAAGAGATGGACAAGACTAAACAACGCGGTGATGGTCTTTGACATCTACCATCCCCTCATGCATGAGTTCTTGCAAGAATACTCCACGACTTTCGACGGAAACAGATGGGGATACAACAGTCCTTACCTGGTCTCTAGAGTTATTCAGAGGCTAGGACACAAACCTGAGTACAATCTAACGATCTTCCCACCAGATGCTTTCTATCCAGTGAACTGGCTTAAGATCCCAAGGCTGTTCAAGAAACCAGCAACGACAAGAGAAGTGAAGTGGGTAGAGGAGACGGTACAAGAGATGAACAAAGGAAGTTACATGATACATCTGTGGAATAAGGTTACAAGGAAGATGAAGATTGAAGAAGGAAGCGCAATGCATAAACTCATCTCAACACATTGTACAGTCTGTGGAAACATTACAGATTCTCACACTTAA
- the LOC108810529 gene encoding uncharacterized protein LOC108810529, which yields MEKDNINKKSLSEQLKHMNSPVFSTAIFAFIMLLVVVGTMLSNMSLESTFFWTSPTSEVITMERKPLAPPKNSTSRYRMAWLRSHLEEFEVFKSTNLSEQFHQRVLESFNDECEVRFFMTWFSPAEYFGKRELLAVESVFKSHPQGCLMIVSGSMDSPQGDAILKPLRDIGYNVFAATPDVATLLENTPAKTWFQEMKSCKRDPGRIPLSQNLSNLARLAILYKYGGVYLDTDFIVTRSFIGLKNSIGAQTVVEGDSKNWTRLNNAVLIFEKEHPLVYSFMEEFATTFDGNRWGYNGPYLVSRVAKRAQETNGNSFTVLPPVAFYPFNWIDIQRLFQTPRNSTDSKLLKANLIKLNQKSYGLHLWNKITKNLKIEKGSAIDIIVSDHCVACRGIQR from the coding sequence ATGGAGAAGGACAACATCAACAAGAAGAGCCTCTCTGAACAACTCAAGCACATGAATTCCCCGGTCTTCTCTACCGCCATTTTCGCCTTCATAATGCTGCTTGTTGTGGTGGGAACAATGCTCTCAAACATGTCTCTAGAGTCAACTTTCTTCTGGACTTCACCGACCTCTGAGGTAATCACAATGGAGAGAAAGCCATTGGCTCCTCCCAAGAACAGTACAAGCAGATACAGGATGGCTTGGCTTCGATCACATCTCGAAGAATTCGAGGTTTTCAAGTCAACTAACCTTTCAGAGCAGTTTCATCAAAGGGTTCTTGAGTCATTCAACGATGAATGTGAGGTTAGATTCTTCATGACATGGTTTTCACCAGCAGAGTATTTCGGGAAGAGAGAGCTTCTAGCTGTAGAGAGCGTCTTTAAATCTCATCCTCAAGGCTGCTTGATGATTGTTTCAGGATCCATGGACTCTCCACAAGGAGATGCCATCCTTAAACCGCTACGTGATATTGGCTACAACGTGTTTGCAGCCACGCCAGACGTTGCAACGCTGCTAGAGAACACACCAGCCAAAACTTGGTTTCAAGAAATGAAAAGCTGCAAAAGAGATCCAGGGAGGATACCGTTATCTCAGAACCTTTCAAACCTTGCAAGGCTAGCGATTCTATACAAGTACGGAGGTGTGTACCTGGACACAGACTTCATCGTCACTAGAAGCTTTATAGGGCTGAAAAACTCAATAGGAGCGCAAACAGTGGTGGAAGGAGACTCAAAGAACTGGACAAGGCTGAACAATGCGGTTCTGATCTTTGAGAAAGAACACCCTCTTGTTTACAGTTTCATGGAAGAGTTTGCTACAACTTTTGATGGGAACAGATGGGGATACAATGGTCCTTACTTGGTAAGCAGGGTAGCGAAGAGAGCACAAGAGACGAATGGTAACAGTTTCACAGTATTGCCACCAGTAGCATTCTATCCATTCAATTGGATAGACATTCAAAGACTGTTTCAGACGCCAAGGAACAGTACTGACTCAAAATTACTCAAAGCAAATCTGATCAAGCTGAACCAGAAAAGCTATGGGCTGCATCTTTGGAACAAGATCACCAAAAATCTTAAGATCGAAAAAGGCAGTGCTATAGACATCATAGTTTCAGATCATTGTGTTGCTTGCAGAGGAATTCAAAGATGA
- the LOC108813460 gene encoding vacuolar cation/proton exchanger 1, which produces MAGIVPEQWSSAENGNANMTAKGSSRELRHGGRTAHNMSSSSLRKKSDLRVIQKVPYKGLKDFLSNLQEVILGTKLAILFPAIPAAIFGTYYGFSQPLIFGLSMLGLTPLAERVSFLTEQLAFYTGPTLGGLLNATCGNATELIIAILALTNNKVAVVKYSLLGSILSNLLLVLGTSLFCGGIANIRSEQRFDRKQADVNFFLLLMGLMCHLLPMLFGYVANGETPAGLVADMSLNLSRASSIVMLIAYIAYLVFQLFTHRQLFDAQDEDDQYDDNVAEEETAVISFWSGFAWLVGMTLVIALLSEYVVATIENASESWGLSVSFISIILLPIVGNAAEHAGAIIFAFKNKLDISLGVALGSATQIGLFVVPLTVIVAWIIGINMDLNFNLLETGSLALSIIITAFTLQDGTSHYMKGLVLLLCYIIIAICFFVDKLPQKQPNAIHLGHQPMNNVAAAFGEGVFSS; this is translated from the exons ATGGCGGGGATTGTGCCTGAACAATGGTCATCAGCGGAGAACGGTAACGCAAACATGACCGCGAAAGGATCGAGCAGAGAGCTGAGACATGGAGGAAGAACAGCTCAtaacatgtcttcttcttcgttgaGGAAGAAGTCTGACCTCCGAGTGATCCAGAAGGTTCCATACAAAGGTCTTAAAGATTTTCTCTCTAACCTCCAAGAAGTCATTCTCGGCACGAAGCTTGCCATTCTTTTTCCGGCCATACCTGCGGCCATCTTCGGCACTTACTACGGCTTCAGCCAG CCGTTGATATTTGGACTGAGTATGCTAGGACTCACACCTTTGGCTGAGCGAGTCAGCTTTCTGACAGA GCAACTGGCTTTCTACACTGGTCCTACAT TGGGTGGCTTATTGAACGCAACATGTGGAAACGCAACTGAATTGATAATCGCAATTCTGGCATTGACCAATAACAAGGTCGCGGTGGTGAAATACTCGCTGCTAGGTTCCATTTTGTCGAACCTTCTGTTGGTTCTCGGGACTTCGCTCTTCTGTGGTGGGATTGCTAATATCCGAAGTGAGCAGCGGTTCGACCGG AAACAAGCCGATGTGAACTTCTTTTTACTCCTAATGGGTTTGATGTGTCACTTGCTGCCAATGTTGTTCGGATACGTTGCAAACGGAGAGACTCCGGCTGGTTTAGTTGCCGACATGTCACTGAATCTGTCACGAGCCAGCAGTATTGTTATGTTGATCGCTTACATCGCATATCTTGTTTTCCAGCTTTTTACTCACCGCCAATTGTTCGACGCACAAGATGAg GATGACCAGTACGATGACAATGTCGCTGAGGAAGAGACCGCGGTGATTAGCTTTTGGAGTGGGTTTGCATGGTTGGTTGGGATGACACTAGTCATCGCATTGCTATCCGAGTATGTTGTGGCCACCATTGAG AACGCCTCGGAATCATGGGGACTATCAGTGAGTTTCATAAGTATCATATTGCTCCCTATTGTTGGAAACGCTGCTGAACATGCTGGAGCCATCATTTTCGCTTTCAAGAACAAGCTT GACATATCTTTGGGAGTTGCGTTAGGATCTGCAACTCAGATTGGTTTATTCGTCGTCCCATTGACCGTTATTGTGGCATGGATTATAGGAATTAATATGGATCTCAATTTCAATCTTCTTGAAACCGGTTCTCTTGCTCTTTCCATTATCATCACAGCCTTCACATTACAg GATGGGACTTCTCACTACATGAAAGGATTGGTGCTCTTGCTCTGCTATATCATCATTGCCATTTGTTTCTTCGTTGACAAACTTCCTCAGA aacAACCAAATGCTATTCACTTGGGACATCAACCAATGAACAATGTTGCCGCTGCATTCGGCGAAGGTGTTTTCTCATCTTAA
- the LOC108809008 gene encoding trihelix transcription factor GT-3b, with protein MDQQQLHQLQYLNKHHHQLHPQSQTPELASPATGDRFPQWSLEETKELIAIRGELDQTFMETKRNKLLWEVVSNKMRDKSFLRSPEQCKCKWKNLVTRFKGCETMDEEIARQQFPFYDDMQIIFASRMQRMLWAESEGGGGGGTSGATRKRSHSEQFSSDEEEENVNEELVDISNEPKTLNPKKNIAKKRKGGISNSSGGANNSVREVLDEFMRHQMRMENEWRERWEAREKERAEKEEEWRRKMEELEKERMTMERMWRDREEQRRSREEMRAEKRDSLINALLAKLTRDGSL; from the exons ATGGATCAGCAACAGCTTCACCAGCTTCAGTACCTCAACAAACATCATCACCAACTTCATCCTCAATCTCAAACCCCCGAGCTAGCTTCTCCGGCTACAGGGGATAGGTTTCCACAGTGGAGCCTAGAAGAGACAAAGGAGTTGATAGCCATAAGAGGAGAGCTGGATCAAACTTTCATGGAGACAAAGCGGAACAAGCTTCTATGGGAAGTTGTCTCTAACAAGATGAGAGACAAAAGCTTTCTTCGTAGTCCTGAACAGTGCAAGTGCAAGTGGAAGAACCTCGTCACTCGCTTTAAG GGATGTGAGACAATGGATGAAGAGATAGCAAGACAACAATTCCCTTTTTATGATGATATGCAAATTATATTTGCAAGTAGAATGCAAAGAATGCTATGGGCCGAATCcgagggaggaggaggagggggaACAAGCGGCGCGACGAGAAAGAGAAGTCATTCGGAGCAGTTTTCTtcggatgaagaagaagagaacgtGAATGAAGAACTAGTAGATATCAGCAACGAacccaaaaccctaaacccgaaAAAGAACATTGCAAAGAAGCGAAAAGGCGGTATAAGTAATAGTAGTGGTGGTGCTAATAATAGTGTAAGAGAGGTTTTAGATGAGTTTATGAGACATCAGATGAGAATGGAGAACGAATGGAGAGAAAGATGGGAGGCGAGGGAGAAGGAGAgagcagagaaagaagaagagtggAGAAGAAAGATGGAGGAGCTTGAGAAGGAGAGGATGACAATGGAGCGGATGTGGAGGGATAGAGAGGAGCAAAGGAGGTCGAGGGAAGAGATGAGGGCAGAGAAGAGGGATTCACTTATCAATGCATTGCTTGCTAAGCTTACTAGAGATGGTTCGCTTTAg
- the LOC108813328 gene encoding AMP deaminase, whose product MEPNIYQLALAALFGASFVAVSGFFMHFKALNLVLERGREKKDNNNNTTTEGGDSPQHQSQSLSRRRSQVRRKGLSPASLPDATPFTGGAATDGGGGGEAGGGRTNGHVYVDEIPPGLPRLHTPSEGRSSVHGTNSIRKTGSFVRPISPKSPVASASAFESMGESDDDDNMTDTAGLDASYLQANGDLPADATEEQISMAASSMIRSHSVSGDLHGVQPDPIAADILRKEPEQETFVRLNVPLEVPTSDEVEAYKCLQECLELRKRYVFQETVAPWEKEVISDPSTPKPNLEPFAHYPQGKSDHYFEMQDGVVHVFPNKDVKEELFPVADATAFFTDLHHVLKVIAAGNMRTLCHRRLVLLEQKFNLHLMLNADKEFLAQKSAPHRDFYNVRKVDTHVHHSACMNQKHLLRFIKSKLRKEPDEVVIFRDGTYLTLKEVFESLDLTGYDLNVDLLDVHADKSTFHRFDKFNLKYNPCGQSRLREIFLKQDNLIQGRFLGEITKQVFSDLEASKYQMAEYRISIYGRKMSEWDQLASWIVNNDLYSENVVWLIQLPRLYNIYKDMGIVTSFQNILDNIFIPLFEATVDPDSHPQLHVFLKQVVGFDLVDDESKPERRPTKHMPTPAQWTNAFNPAFSYYVYYCYANLYVLNKLRESKGMTTITLRPHSGEAGDIDHLAATFLTCHSIAHGINLRKSPVLQYLYYLAQIGLAMSPLSNNSLFLDYHRNPFPVFFLRGLNVSLSTDDPLQIHLTKEPLVEEYSIAASVWKLSSCDLCEIARNSVYQSGFSHALKSHWIGKDYYKRGPDGNDIHKTNVPHIRVEFRDTIWKEEMQQVYLGKAVISDEVVP is encoded by the exons ATGGAACCGAATATTTACCAACTTGCCCTTGCGGCTCTCTTCGGAGCCTCCTTCGTTGCTGTTTCAGGGTTCTTCATGCACTTCAAGGCCCTGAATCTCGTCCTCGAGCGTGGTAGGGAGAagaaagacaacaacaacaacaccacTACCGAAGGAGGAGACTCTCCGCAGCATCAAAGCCAGAGCCTTTCGAGGCGGCGGAGCCAAGTCAGAAGGAAAGGACTAAGCCCCGCTTCTCTCCCAGATGCAACTCCCTTCACCGGAGGAGCCGCCACCGatggcggcggcggcggtgAAGCAGGAGGAGGGCGTACTAACGGCCATGTTTATGTCGATGAGATCCCTCCTGGCTTGCCTAGGCTTCATACTCCATCTGAAG GGAGATCGTCTGTACATGGGACTAATAGTATAAGGAAAACTGGAAGCTTTGTCAGACCAATCTCTCCCAAGTCTCCCGTTGCTAGTGCTAGTGCCTTTGAGAGTATGGGAGaatcagatgatgatgataatatgaCTGATACTGCTGGTTTGGATGCTTCTTACTTGCAAGCGAATGGAGACTTG CCTGCGGATGCAACTGAAGAGCAAATATCTATGGCTGCTTCAAGCATGATTCGTTCACACAGTGTGTCTGGTGACCTACATGGAGTTCAGCCTGATCCTATTGCTGCTGATATTCTTCGTAAAGAGCCTGAGCAGGAGACCTTTGTCCGTCTTAATGTTCCTCTTG AGGTGCCGACGTCAGATGAGGTTGAAGCCTACAAATGTCTGCAAGAATGTCTTGAATTGCGGAAGAGATATGTCTTCCAAGAAACAGTTGCGCCGTGGGAAAAAGAAGTCATATCTGATCCTAGTACCCCAAAGCCTAACTTAGAGCCATTTGCACACTATCCTCAGGGAAAGTCTGAT CATTACTTTGAGATGCAAGATGGAGTAGTCCAtgtgtttccaaataaagatG TAAAAGAAGAGCTCTTCCCTGTAGCTGATGCCACAGCGTTTTTCACCGACTTGCATCATGTACTCAAAGTCATAGCTGCTGGAAACATGAGGACTTTGTGCCACCGTCGACTAGTGCTCCTTGAACAG AAATTTAATCTCCATTTGATGCTTAATGCGGATAAAGAGTTCCTCGCTCAAAAAAGCGCACCCCATCGTGATTTTTACAATGTTAGGAAAGTCGACACTCATGTTCATCACTCAGCTTGCATGAACCAGAAACATCTCTTAAGGTTTATCAAGTCGAAGCTCAGGAAAGAACCTGATGAG GTTGTCATATTCAGGGATGGAACATATCTGACATTGAAAGAAGTTTTTGAGAGCCTGGATCTGACTGG ATATGATCTTAACGTTGATCTCTTGGATGTTCACGCTGATAAGAGCACCTTTCATCGCTTTGACAAGTTCAACCTCAAGTACAATCCATGTGGTCAAAGTAGGCTGAGGGAAATTTTCCTTAAACAGGATAATCTCATTCAAG GTCGTTTTCTTGGTGAGATAACGAAACAAGTTTTCTCCGACCTTGAAGCTAGCAAATATCAG ATGGCTGAATACAGAATATCTATATACGGCAGAAAAATGAGTGAGTGGGACCAACTGGCTAGTTGGATTGTGAACAACGATCTATACAGTGAGAACGTTGTCTGGTTAATTCAG CTTCCACGCCTCTACAACATTTACAAGGACATGGGTATCGTGACATCGTTCCAGAATATCCTTGACAATATATTCATTCCTCTGTTTGAAGCCACGGTAGATCCCGATTCGCATCCCCAGCTCCATGTTTTTTTGAAGCAG GTTGTTGGATTTGATTTGGTAGATGATGAAAGCAAACCTGAGAGACGTCCCACAAAACACATGCCCACTCCAGCTCAATGGACTAACGCCTTTAATCCTGCATTCTCCTACTATGTCTACTACTGTTACGCTAACCTCTATGTGCTAAACAAG CTTCGGGAGTCTAAGGGCATGACAACCATCACACTACGGCCACATTCTGGGGAG GCTGGTGACATTGACCACTTGGCTGCTACATTTCTCACATGTCATAGCATCGCTCACGGAATCAATCTACGAAAGTCTCCTGTGCTTCAGTATCTCTACTACCTCGCCCAG ATTGGTCTGGCCATGTCTCCACTGAGCAACAACTCTCTGTTTCTTGATTATCACCGAAACCCGTTTCCTGTGTTTTTCTTAAGAGGCCTCAATGTTTCCCTGTCCACGGATGATCCCCTTCAGATTCACTTAACTAAAGAACCTCTCGTGGAAGAGTACAGCATTGCTGCCTCG GTGTGGAAGCTGAGTTCGTGTGACCTGTGCGAGATAGCTCGTAACTCAGTGTACCAGTCAGGTTTCTCACATGCCCTGAAG TCGCACTGGATTGGAAAAGACTACTACAAAAGAGGACCTGATGGAAACGACATTCACAAAACAAATGTACCTCACATAAGGGTGGAGTTCCGTGACACG ATCTGGAAAGAGGAGATGCAACAGGTTTATTTGGGAAAGGCTGTTATCTCAGATGAAGTTGTTCcgtaa
- the LOC108806857 gene encoding ammonium transporter 2, with amino-acid sequence MAGAYDASLPGVPDWLNKGDNAWQLTSATLVGLQSMPGLVILYASIVKKKWAVNSAFMALYAFAAVLLCWVLLCYKMAFGDELVPFWGRGGPAFDQGYLKGQAKIPETIRKFGNGTTEKEATMPYFPMATLVYFQFTFAAITTILVAGSVLGRMNIKAWMAFVPLWLIFSYTVGAYSLWGGGFLYHWGVIDYSGGYVIHLSSGVAGFVAAYWVGPRPQADRERFPPNNVLLMLAGAGLLWMGWSGFNGGAPYAANLTSSIAVLNTNLSAATSLLVWTCLDVIFFGKPSVIGAIQGMVTGLAGVTPGAGLIQTWAAIIIGIFSGSIPWASMMILHKKSILLQQVDDTLAVFYTHAVAGVLGGLLTGLFAHPDLCVLLLPVPNTNGAFYGGNGGKQFLKQLVGAAFITVWNVVSTTLILLAIKMFIPLRMAEEELGIGDDAAHGEEAYALWGDGEKFDATRHETQMQEFERDQEAAHPSYVHGARGVTIVL; translated from the exons ATGGCCGGCGCTTACGATGCGAGCTTACCGGGGGTTCCTGATTGGCTCAACAAAGGAGACAACGCGTGGCAGCTTACGTCGGCGACTCTGGTCGGTCTCCAGAGCATGCCAGGTCTCGTCATCCTCTACGCTTCCATCGTCAAGAAGAAATGGGCCGTGAACTCCGCTTTTATGGCTCTTTACGCATTTGCCGCCGTTCTCCTCTGCTGGGTCCTCCTCTGTTACAAAATGGCTTTCGGAGATGAGCTTGTGCCTTTCTGGGGTAGAGGTGGTCCCGCCTTCGACCAAGGATACCTCAAAGGACAAGCCAAG attccAGAAACTATTAGGAAGTTTGGGAACGGTACGACGGAGAAAGAAGCGACGATGCCGTATTTTCCGATGGCGACTTTGGTTTATTTTCAGTTTACTTTTGCGGCGATAACGACGATACTTGTGGCAGGGTCTGTGTTGGGGAGGATGAATATCAAAGCGTGGATGGCTTTTGTGCCATTGTGGTTGATATTTAGCTACACTGTCGGAGCTTATAGTCTATGGGGCGGTGGGTTTCTGTACCATTGGGGTGTCATTGATTACTCCGGCGGATATGTTATTCATCTCTCCTCCGGTGTTGCCGGCTTCGTCGCCGCTTACTGG GTGGGACCCCGACCTCAGGCTGACAGAGAGAGATTTCCACCGAACAATGTTCTCCTAATGCTTGCCGGAGCTGGGCTTCTATGGATGGGATGGTCCGGTTTTAACGGCGGGGCTCCTTATGCCGCCAACTTAACCTCCTCAATCGCGGTGCTCAATACCAACCTCTCTGCCGCCACAAGCCTCCTCGTATGGACCTGCCTCGATGTTATTTTCTTTGGTAAACCTTCAGTTATAGGAGCCATTCAAGGCATGGTTACTGGCCTCGCCGGCGTCACTCCCGGAGCAG GGTTGATCCAAACATGGGCGGCCATAATAATTGGAATATTCTCAGGATCAATTCCATGGGCCTCTATGATGATCCTTCACAAGAAATCCATTCTCCTCCAACAA GTAGATGATACATTAGCGGTATTCTACACACACGCAGTAGCTGGAGTACTAGGTGGCTTACTGACAGGCTTATTTGCACATCCTGATCTGTGCGTCTTGTTACTTCCTGTTCCAAACACCAACGGAGCTTTCTACGGCGGCAATGGCGGTAAACAGTTTCTGAAACAGTTGGTCGGAGCTGCTTTCATTACTGTCTGGAATGTAGTGTCGACGACTCTCATACTCCTTGCTATAAAGATGTTCATACCGTTGAGAATGGCTGAGGAAGAGCTTGGGATTGGAGACGATGCTGCTCATGGAGAAGAAGCTTATGCTCTTTGGGGCGATGGAGAGAAGTTCGATGCCACGAGGCATGAAACGCAGATGCAAGAGTTTGAGAGAGATCAAGAAGCTGCTCATCCTTCTTATGTTCATGGTGCTAGAGGTGTCActattgttttataa